The Geomonas ferrireducens genome includes a window with the following:
- a CDS encoding cation diffusion facilitator family transporter — protein sequence MLRGERFNKADRVIRIGFWSNAVLMVMKLAAGHYGHSGAVFADGIESACDFIAIGLTIIALKVGRKPCDEDHPYGHGKVESLSAILVSLVICGTGAWVLYGAASTVRAGSYEAPALVAVVTAAATIVVKESLYRYSIRVGGSLGSPALLAIAKDHRKDAVTSIATLIGVGGAYMGFGIMDPIAAGVTSIFIFHIGIHTFRTSAHELMDGQPEQEILDAISRLAGSVEGVDQVHEIRARHSGQYLIVDLKLDMPPDMTVKHSHDIATEVKKRIFDHFNNVGDVMIHINPSDEPHEDLIRL from the coding sequence ATGTTAAGGGGGGAGCGCTTCAACAAGGCGGACCGCGTGATCAGGATCGGCTTCTGGAGTAACGCCGTCCTCATGGTCATGAAGCTTGCCGCCGGGCATTACGGCCATTCCGGCGCCGTGTTCGCCGACGGTATCGAGAGTGCCTGTGATTTCATCGCCATCGGGCTGACCATCATCGCCCTCAAGGTGGGGCGCAAGCCCTGCGACGAGGATCATCCCTACGGACACGGCAAAGTGGAAAGCCTTTCCGCCATCCTCGTTTCCCTGGTGATCTGCGGCACCGGTGCCTGGGTCCTTTACGGGGCCGCCTCCACCGTCAGAGCGGGTAGCTATGAGGCCCCGGCACTCGTCGCCGTGGTCACCGCGGCGGCGACCATCGTGGTCAAGGAGTCCTTGTACCGCTATTCCATCAGGGTGGGGGGGAGCCTCGGCAGCCCGGCGCTGCTCGCCATCGCCAAGGATCACAGAAAGGACGCCGTCACATCCATCGCCACCCTGATCGGCGTCGGCGGCGCCTATATGGGCTTCGGCATCATGGACCCGATCGCCGCAGGCGTCACCTCGATTTTCATCTTCCACATCGGCATCCACACCTTCCGCACCTCGGCGCACGAGCTCATGGACGGCCAGCCCGAACAGGAGATCCTCGACGCCATCTCGCGCCTGGCCGGATCGGTCGAGGGGGTGGACCAGGTGCACGAGATAAGGGCCCGCCACTCAGGACAGTACCTCATAGTAGACTTAAAGCTCGACATGCCCCCCGACATGACGGTCAAGCACTCTCACGACATCGCGACCGAGGTCAAAAAACGCATCTTCGACCACTTCAACAACGTGGGGGACGTCATGATCCACATCAACCCTTCCGACGAGCCACACGAGGATCTCATCCGGCTGTGA
- the secF gene encoding protein translocase subunit SecF — translation MELIKKTNIDFIGMRKFSFLASGIMAIIGILGIIAIARGTANMGIDFSGGTSMQIKFAQPANSQAVRDALGKAGIKEVELQEVTGGNQILIKMHKSTGKSADAVSDALKAGIPGNSFTVESSTEIGPSIGEKLKQDTLVAVALSMLGIIIYIAWRFDFKFGVGAVVATMHDVLAMIAVFYVLHREVNILFITAVLTIAGYSLTDTVVVFDRIRENMHKSLKDPMLIIFNRSINETLSRTIITSVTTFLAAVSLFLFGGEVIHDFAFALVVGVVVATYSSIFVASPIVAVWEKKAVEVEAA, via the coding sequence ATGGAACTGATCAAGAAGACCAACATAGACTTCATCGGCATGAGGAAGTTCTCCTTCCTCGCCTCCGGCATCATGGCCATCATCGGCATTCTCGGCATCATCGCCATCGCCCGCGGGACCGCCAACATGGGGATCGATTTCTCCGGCGGCACCTCGATGCAGATCAAGTTCGCCCAGCCTGCCAACAGCCAGGCCGTGCGTGACGCGCTCGGCAAGGCCGGCATCAAGGAAGTGGAGCTGCAGGAAGTAACCGGCGGCAACCAGATCCTCATCAAGATGCACAAGTCGACCGGCAAGTCCGCCGACGCGGTTTCCGACGCGCTGAAAGCAGGCATCCCCGGAAACAGCTTCACCGTTGAAAGCTCCACCGAGATCGGCCCGTCCATCGGGGAGAAGCTCAAGCAGGACACCCTCGTAGCCGTGGCGCTCTCCATGCTCGGGATCATCATCTACATCGCCTGGCGCTTCGACTTCAAGTTCGGCGTGGGCGCGGTCGTCGCCACCATGCACGACGTCCTGGCCATGATCGCCGTGTTCTACGTGCTGCACCGCGAGGTCAACATCCTCTTCATCACCGCGGTGCTCACCATCGCCGGTTACTCGCTCACCGATACCGTCGTCGTCTTCGACCGTATCCGCGAGAACATGCACAAGAGTCTCAAGGACCCGATGCTCATCATCTTCAACCGCAGCATCAACGAGACCCTTTCCCGTACCATCATCACCTCGGTGACCACCTTCCTTGCTGCCGTTTCTCTCTTCCTCTTCGGTGGCGAGGTGATCCACGATTTCGCCTTCGCGCTGGTCGTGGGGGTCGTGGTGGCCACCTATTCTTCCATCTTCGTGGCGAGCCCCATCGTCGCGGTTTGGGAAAAGAAAGCGGTAGAGGTTGAGGCCGCCTAA
- a CDS encoding tetratricopeptide repeat protein, with the protein MNRENVLTIVVALIVGLLGGYLIFSIAGHNKAPQQEMSVPQGAGSPTDYQRRIIEAEKIVAKDPDNLQAWIQLGNDYFDTDQPQKAVNAYGKALELDPKNLNVMTDQGIMYRKIGWYDKAIANFEKAQTIDPKHLQSLYNLGVVYWQDLKQPEKAKEVWMKYLQFDSTSPTAQQIQSDLSTMGNMPPSFKK; encoded by the coding sequence GTGAACAGGGAAAACGTACTCACCATCGTGGTGGCGTTGATCGTGGGGCTTCTCGGCGGGTACCTGATCTTCAGCATCGCCGGGCACAACAAGGCGCCTCAGCAGGAGATGTCGGTCCCGCAGGGCGCCGGTTCTCCGACCGACTACCAGCGCCGCATCATCGAAGCGGAGAAGATCGTTGCCAAGGATCCGGACAACCTTCAGGCGTGGATCCAACTCGGAAACGACTACTTCGACACCGATCAGCCCCAGAAGGCGGTGAACGCCTACGGCAAGGCCCTGGAACTGGATCCGAAAAACCTGAACGTGATGACGGACCAGGGGATCATGTACCGAAAGATCGGCTGGTATGACAAGGCGATCGCCAACTTCGAGAAGGCGCAGACCATCGATCCCAAGCACCTGCAGAGCCTCTATAACCTCGGCGTGGTGTATTGGCAGGACCTGAAGCAGCCGGAAAAGGCCAAAGAGGTGTGGATGAAGTACCTGCAGTTCGACTCCACGAGCCCGACGGCGCAGCAGATCCAGAGCGATCTGAGCACCATGGGGAACATGCCCCCAAGTTTCAAAAAGTAG
- a CDS encoding serine hydrolase domain-containing protein, whose translation MRVIVLFLLLLSFPLLAPVKLHAMVDPAVTASVTTANLDRLLERAMADDLIAGGVVVVGNHEGILATAARGQVSPSAGAPAITDRTIFDVASLTKVIATTPAVIKLLDEGRIALTNPLSRWFPELAGTDKGSITILNLMTHTSGLSDVMVGQDRSVDGLVRKVAAQRSRLPGSGFEYADINFILLGELVHRVSGERLDRFCREEIYTPLGTRDTAFLPSRDGTSDIAPTSGSQGGVVQDQNARLLGGVAGHAGLFSSAYDLARYARLMLGKGTLDGTRILSEEAVGQMTTPYLCNNGRVKRGLGWDISSPFSAPKGTLFSDASYGHTGYSGSSIWIDPQQDMFVIMLTRRVDYRNVHNFNQLRRNVSTVAAADFRVGAGDEVPAVEAEAVKARIIAASAAVFRKEPRRFRLALFGHRDDRRAAKCSVKPGRRAVQARAGHRSKITAKVAKNDASKARAGAKKRRTLSRS comes from the coding sequence GTGCGCGTTATAGTCCTGTTTCTGTTACTCCTGTCGTTCCCGCTTCTCGCCCCGGTCAAGCTCCACGCCATGGTCGACCCCGCGGTTACCGCTTCCGTCACCACTGCAAACCTCGATCGCCTTCTGGAACGTGCCATGGCCGACGACCTCATCGCAGGCGGGGTGGTGGTGGTCGGCAATCACGAGGGGATCCTCGCCACCGCGGCGCGCGGCCAGGTGAGTCCCTCCGCCGGGGCGCCCGCCATCACCGACCGTACCATTTTCGATGTCGCCTCCCTTACCAAGGTGATCGCCACCACCCCGGCGGTCATCAAACTCCTGGACGAGGGACGCATCGCGCTCACCAACCCCCTTTCCCGTTGGTTCCCCGAACTTGCAGGCACCGACAAGGGAAGCATCACCATCCTAAACCTGATGACCCACACCTCCGGCCTATCCGACGTGATGGTCGGCCAGGACCGCAGCGTTGATGGGCTCGTGCGCAAGGTGGCGGCACAGCGGTCGCGCCTTCCCGGCTCGGGCTTCGAGTATGCCGATATAAACTTCATCCTGCTCGGCGAACTGGTGCACCGCGTTTCCGGCGAGCGGCTGGACCGGTTCTGCCGCGAAGAGATTTACACTCCGCTCGGCACTCGCGACACGGCTTTTCTTCCCTCGCGTGACGGCACAAGCGATATCGCCCCGACCTCCGGGAGCCAGGGCGGGGTAGTGCAGGATCAGAACGCGCGCCTTCTGGGCGGGGTTGCCGGGCATGCCGGTCTCTTCAGCTCGGCCTATGACCTCGCACGCTATGCGCGTCTCATGCTGGGGAAGGGTACCCTCGACGGCACCCGGATCCTCTCGGAAGAGGCGGTCGGCCAGATGACGACCCCGTATCTATGCAACAACGGCCGGGTGAAGCGCGGCCTTGGCTGGGATATCTCTTCACCCTTCTCCGCACCGAAGGGGACCTTGTTCTCGGATGCCTCCTACGGCCACACCGGCTACAGCGGCTCTTCGATCTGGATCGACCCCCAGCAGGACATGTTCGTGATCATGCTGACCAGGCGCGTCGATTACCGTAACGTGCACAACTTCAACCAACTGCGCCGCAACGTTTCCACCGTTGCCGCCGCCGACTTCAGGGTAGGGGCGGGTGACGAGGTGCCTGCAGTCGAAGCGGAGGCCGTGAAAGCCCGCATCATCGCGGCGTCGGCCGCCGTGTTCAGGAAGGAGCCTCGCCGTTTCAGGCTCGCCTTATTCGGGCACCGTGACGATCGTCGTGCGGCGAAGTGTTCGGTCAAGCCGGGACGTCGGGCGGTACAGGCTCGCGCCGGGCATCGCAGCAAGATCACCGCCAAGGTTGCCAAGAACGATGCAAGCAAGGCACGCGCGGGTGCCAAAAAACGCCGCACACTATCAAGAAGCTGA
- the recJ gene encoding single-stranded-DNA-specific exonuclease RecJ: MKPVTDRCWRAREADAGTIAELARCGVSPLIARLLAQRGVSTPDDAEAYLNPVLSKLHDPMLLKGMAQAVERLARALSDNERVCVHGDYDVDGVTSSALLISFFRGIGLDCFPYIPKRLTEGYGLSPQGVAAASQAGAKVLVTVDCGITAVAEAALCREAGIDLIVTDHHAPAAELPDACAIVNPLQPGCPFPFKSLAGVGVAFHLVVALRARLREEGRFERGSEPDLREYLDLVALGTIADVVPLLGTNRVLTSYGLKQLSSGSRVGIEALKEVAGITGDIGCGAVGFRLAPRINAAGRLEDAALGLELLLCSDPPRARTIAKELDEANAERQALERATFEEARAMLEQGACRGRKSIVLGSEMWHPGVIGIVASRIVEMFHRPAILFAFEDGTGRGSGRSISRFHLLDAIKSCADHLLRFGGHSHAAGLSIAQDELERFALSFDEAAQEVLDADALTPTLAFDLELEALAIDQGLVKELERLKPFGMGNPEPLFVLKSAVVEESRVLRGGHLKLRVGQGGRSFDAIAFGLAEKGIPDGRVDLLFSPAINVWNGRTSLQLTVKDLRPEGTC, from the coding sequence ATGAAACCTGTTACGGATAGATGCTGGCGGGCAAGAGAAGCCGATGCCGGGACCATAGCTGAGCTCGCGCGCTGCGGCGTCTCTCCGCTTATCGCCCGCCTTCTTGCGCAGCGCGGCGTCTCGACTCCGGACGACGCCGAGGCGTACCTTAACCCGGTCCTCTCCAAGCTGCACGATCCCATGCTTTTGAAGGGGATGGCGCAGGCGGTGGAGCGGCTGGCGCGTGCCCTCTCCGATAACGAGCGTGTCTGCGTGCACGGTGACTACGACGTGGACGGCGTCACCTCCTCCGCGCTTCTCATCAGCTTTTTCAGGGGCATCGGCCTCGATTGCTTCCCGTACATTCCGAAACGGCTCACCGAAGGGTACGGCCTTTCCCCCCAGGGCGTTGCCGCCGCATCACAGGCGGGCGCCAAGGTGCTCGTCACGGTTGACTGCGGCATCACTGCAGTTGCCGAGGCAGCCCTTTGCCGCGAGGCCGGTATCGACCTGATCGTCACCGATCATCATGCTCCGGCGGCGGAACTGCCCGACGCCTGCGCCATCGTGAACCCGCTGCAGCCGGGGTGCCCGTTCCCCTTCAAATCGTTGGCCGGCGTCGGTGTCGCCTTTCACCTCGTCGTCGCACTGCGCGCGAGGCTGCGCGAGGAAGGGCGCTTCGAGCGCGGCAGCGAGCCGGACTTGAGGGAGTACCTCGACCTGGTGGCCCTTGGCACCATCGCGGACGTGGTGCCGCTTTTGGGGACGAACCGGGTGCTGACGAGCTACGGGCTGAAACAGCTTAGCTCCGGGAGCAGGGTCGGCATAGAAGCGCTCAAGGAGGTGGCGGGGATAACGGGTGACATCGGCTGCGGCGCGGTCGGCTTCCGTCTTGCTCCCCGCATCAACGCGGCGGGGCGACTCGAGGACGCAGCCTTAGGGCTCGAGCTTCTCCTCTGCAGCGATCCCCCGCGCGCCCGCACCATAGCAAAAGAGCTCGACGAGGCGAACGCCGAGCGGCAGGCCCTCGAACGGGCCACCTTCGAGGAGGCGCGCGCCATGCTCGAGCAGGGTGCCTGCCGCGGCAGAAAGAGCATCGTGCTAGGCTCCGAGATGTGGCACCCCGGCGTGATCGGCATCGTCGCCTCCCGCATCGTGGAGATGTTCCACCGTCCCGCCATCCTCTTCGCCTTCGAAGACGGCACCGGGCGGGGCTCCGGGCGAAGCATTTCCCGTTTCCATCTGCTGGACGCCATAAAAAGCTGCGCCGACCACCTGCTGCGCTTCGGCGGACACAGCCATGCCGCAGGCCTCTCCATAGCGCAGGATGAGCTGGAGCGTTTCGCGCTCAGCTTCGATGAAGCCGCCCAGGAGGTCCTCGACGCCGATGCGCTCACGCCGACGCTCGCCTTCGACCTGGAGCTCGAAGCCCTGGCCATCGACCAGGGGCTTGTCAAAGAGCTCGAGCGGCTGAAGCCGTTCGGCATGGGGAACCCGGAACCGCTCTTCGTTCTGAAGAGCGCCGTTGTTGAGGAGAGCCGCGTGCTGAGGGGCGGGCATCTGAAACTGAGGGTAGGGCAGGGTGGGCGCAGTTTCGACGCCATCGCCTTCGGCCTTGCCGAAAAAGGGATCCCGGACGGTCGGGTGGACCTCCTCTTCTCGCCGGCGATCAACGTGTGGAACGGCAGGACCTCGCTCCAGCTCACGGTGAAGGACCTGCGCCCGGAGGGAACATGTTAA
- a CDS encoding metallophosphoesterase family protein, with translation MILLLLVCFGTVSAVHAETLFQRSSVLLQQLADKAPLGDYSFVVLGDSRGNDAVFKKALSVAATYRPLFILHGGDYSDKGSEEETRKFLSLVESTVPGIPVFVVFGNHESPTVFEKLVAPRQYRFGSKRLGFRVVVVDNAEEELKAPELSFLREELVAAPKATFLAMHVPPQTSRWRGHTFTDGAAELERVIASSSPVQASFFAHSHVYDRDLFGGKPAFVSGGAGAPLAWMSRYGERVYHIIVVRVKNGRASYQMVPLK, from the coding sequence TTGATCCTTCTGCTGCTGGTCTGTTTCGGGACCGTCTCCGCCGTTCATGCCGAGACCCTGTTTCAGCGCTCCAGCGTTCTCCTGCAGCAGCTTGCCGATAAGGCGCCCCTCGGCGACTACAGCTTCGTCGTGCTCGGCGACAGCCGCGGCAACGATGCCGTCTTCAAGAAGGCGCTGAGCGTTGCCGCCACCTACCGGCCGCTCTTCATCCTCCATGGCGGCGATTATTCCGACAAGGGGAGCGAAGAAGAAACGAGGAAGTTCCTGTCGCTGGTGGAGAGTACCGTCCCGGGCATCCCGGTCTTCGTGGTCTTCGGCAACCATGAGAGCCCGACCGTCTTCGAGAAGCTGGTTGCACCAAGGCAATACCGCTTCGGGAGCAAGCGGCTCGGCTTCAGGGTGGTCGTCGTCGACAACGCCGAAGAGGAGCTGAAGGCTCCAGAGCTTTCCTTCCTCCGGGAGGAGCTCGTCGCGGCGCCGAAAGCGACTTTTCTCGCCATGCACGTGCCGCCCCAGACTTCGCGCTGGCGCGGTCACACCTTTACCGACGGTGCCGCCGAATTGGAGCGCGTCATCGCCTCCTCAAGTCCGGTCCAGGCAAGCTTCTTCGCCCACTCGCACGTCTACGACCGTGACCTCTTCGGCGGCAAACCCGCCTTCGTTTCGGGCGGGGCGGGGGCTCCGCTTGCCTGGATGAGCCGCTACGGCGAGCGCGTCTATCACATCATCGTGGTTCGGGTGAAAAACGGCCGGGCAAGTTATCAGATGGTGCCCCTCAAGTGA
- a CDS encoding cytochrome c3 family protein produces MKKSSLSLFIAALILVASTAFAGKMATVDIPEKPEMYATAPAALTPQQCAQCHTGAFNGLKNAGGKHRFDCQACHTVIHAYNPKKANYDEVMPKCASCHTDIHGPTAKDCASCHSNPHTPRKVAMTPRLAGACATCHADEKAELVKFPSKHTNVSCDRCHTSHGYKPSCFMCHRPHYRDQPVEACAKCHSVHKPKMVTYQGTDWNQTCASCHGKIAEKLRKTASRHNKVACASCHKSKHGYIPQCTECHKAPHPKTILDRFPKCLGCHLDVHDLPSMK; encoded by the coding sequence ATGAAAAAAAGTAGTCTGTCGCTGTTCATCGCGGCCTTGATTCTCGTCGCTTCTACGGCCTTCGCGGGCAAGATGGCGACCGTTGACATCCCGGAAAAGCCCGAGATGTACGCCACCGCTCCGGCTGCGCTTACCCCGCAGCAGTGCGCCCAGTGTCACACCGGCGCCTTCAACGGCCTGAAGAACGCCGGCGGCAAGCACCGTTTCGATTGCCAGGCCTGCCACACCGTGATCCACGCTTACAATCCCAAAAAGGCCAACTACGACGAGGTGATGCCTAAGTGCGCCTCCTGTCACACCGATATCCACGGTCCGACCGCGAAGGACTGCGCCAGCTGCCACAGCAACCCGCACACCCCGCGCAAGGTTGCCATGACCCCGAGGCTTGCCGGCGCTTGCGCCACCTGCCATGCCGACGAGAAGGCAGAGCTGGTTAAGTTCCCGAGCAAGCACACCAACGTTTCCTGCGACCGCTGCCACACCTCGCACGGCTACAAGCCGTCCTGCTTCATGTGCCACAGGCCGCACTACAGGGATCAGCCTGTTGAAGCCTGCGCCAAGTGCCACTCGGTTCACAAGCCGAAGATGGTCACCTACCAGGGTACCGACTGGAACCAGACCTGCGCTTCCTGCCACGGCAAGATCGCTGAAAAGCTGAGGAAGACCGCCAGCCGCCACAACAAGGTCGCCTGCGCTTCCTGCCACAAATCCAAGCACGGCTACATCCCGCAGTGCACCGAGTGCCACAAGGCTCCGCATCCGAAGACCATCCTGGATCGCTTCCCGAAATGCCTGGGTTGCCACCTCGATGTTCACGACCTGCCGAGCATGAAGTAA
- a CDS encoding amylo-alpha-1,6-glucosidase produces the protein MDTDTALLEQCRREAIALLLENSTSYGVLASARNDRSSARNYDAIFGRDAAICALGMAVSGEDSLVQAAQQGVLTLARHQAGNGQIPKYVKPETGEVDFWYAGCIDATLWWLIALHFLDRTHRRLGLSERLAAHSDRALQWLQCQEHQGWHLLQQNEASDWADIMPRSGFVLYTNALWYWVKRLYQLPCTGETRRFAQQLFHPFDAAVPFQKRVRLMRHYIRNRSRSTPFMLSWVNLSAWGEEVDIFGNILAYLTGLGYPSDACKMVSAVVALRAHEPHPVRVVGVPIDEHSGAWRSYMARHRQNLPWQYHNGGAWPFVGGFWVMLLAALGEKEMAREELVKMAHSSRVNGWEFNEWFHGRTGEPMGMPRQSWNAAMYLLACYSLTGDLRLII, from the coding sequence GTGGATACCGACACCGCTTTGCTCGAGCAGTGCCGCCGCGAGGCGATCGCTCTTCTGCTGGAAAACTCCACCTCTTACGGTGTGCTCGCCTCTGCGCGCAACGACCGCTCGAGCGCGCGCAACTACGACGCCATCTTCGGACGTGATGCCGCCATCTGCGCCCTCGGCATGGCCGTTTCCGGCGAGGACTCCCTCGTCCAGGCGGCGCAGCAGGGGGTGCTGACCCTGGCACGGCACCAGGCGGGAAACGGGCAGATCCCGAAGTACGTGAAGCCGGAAACGGGAGAGGTCGACTTCTGGTACGCAGGGTGTATCGACGCGACCCTCTGGTGGCTGATCGCGCTCCATTTTCTCGACCGTACCCACCGCCGGCTCGGCTTATCAGAGCGGCTCGCCGCCCATTCCGACCGTGCCCTCCAATGGCTGCAATGCCAGGAACATCAGGGATGGCACCTGCTGCAGCAAAACGAGGCCTCGGACTGGGCCGATATCATGCCCCGCTCCGGCTTCGTGCTTTACACCAACGCGCTCTGGTACTGGGTCAAGCGGCTCTACCAGCTCCCCTGCACCGGCGAGACCAGGCGTTTCGCACAGCAGCTCTTTCACCCCTTCGATGCAGCCGTACCTTTCCAAAAACGCGTGCGCCTCATGCGCCACTACATCCGCAACCGCAGCCGGTCCACCCCCTTCATGCTGAGCTGGGTCAACCTGTCCGCCTGGGGAGAGGAAGTCGACATCTTCGGCAACATCCTCGCCTACCTGACCGGTCTCGGGTACCCTTCCGACGCCTGCAAGATGGTTTCCGCGGTGGTCGCACTCAGGGCTCACGAACCGCACCCGGTGCGCGTGGTCGGGGTCCCCATCGACGAGCACTCGGGCGCCTGGCGCTCCTACATGGCACGGCACAGGCAGAACCTCCCCTGGCAATACCATAACGGTGGCGCCTGGCCTTTCGTGGGAGGCTTTTGGGTGATGCTGCTCGCGGCCCTCGGAGAGAAGGAGATGGCACGTGAAGAACTGGTCAAGATGGCGCACAGCAGCCGCGTCAACGGATGGGAATTCAACGAGTGGTTTCACGGCAGGACCGGGGAACCGATGGGGATGCCGAGGCAGTCGTGGAACGCCGCCATGTACCTGCTCGCCTGCTACAGCCTGACCGGTGATCTTCGTCTTATCATCTGA
- the secD gene encoding protein translocase subunit SecD yields MKGYTWRISLILIFIIASCVYLTPTLVDTLPTWWSGLLPKDKIHLGLDLQGGTHLVMEVETQKAVEGSLELIATDLEDSLNSQNLRFKRVARLGGDKVQLTLYDRGSADKVQAMVKKKYPDLEALPVFDEGGFVNMQLRINEKEAQVRKDRAVAQALETIRNRIDQFGVSEPVIQREGLNHIVVQLPGIKDPKRAIELIGKTARLEFKLVDESVNAATATASSVPEDDELLYEKRTDPATGAVSETPLVVKKKAMITGELLTDAQIRIDSQYNQPYVAIEFNSTGARLFDQVTAANVGKRFAIVLDSNIYSAPVIRERISGGSAQISGSFTEKDAADLAIVLRAGSLPAPVKILQNITVGPSLGRDSIHKGLMAGLIGVLLVVSFMAMYYKISGMVANFGMVLNILFLMGALSALGATLTLPGIAAIVLLVGMSVDSNVLIFERIREELRLGKTPHAALDAGYDKAFLTIMDSHVTALITAAVLFQFGTGPVKGFAVSLSLGIIINLFTSLVSTKVIFDAFLERVHVKRLSI; encoded by the coding sequence ATGAAGGGTTATACCTGGCGCATTTCTCTCATCCTTATTTTCATCATCGCCTCGTGCGTCTACCTGACGCCGACGCTGGTCGACACGCTCCCCACGTGGTGGAGCGGTCTGCTCCCCAAGGACAAGATCCACTTAGGTCTTGACCTGCAGGGGGGTACCCACCTCGTCATGGAGGTTGAGACCCAGAAGGCCGTCGAAGGCTCCCTCGAGCTGATCGCAACCGACCTTGAGGACTCTCTCAACTCCCAGAACCTCCGCTTCAAGAGGGTGGCCCGTCTTGGCGGCGACAAGGTGCAGCTCACCCTTTACGACCGCGGTTCCGCCGACAAGGTGCAGGCCATGGTCAAGAAGAAGTACCCCGACCTCGAAGCCCTTCCGGTGTTCGACGAGGGTGGCTTCGTCAACATGCAGCTGCGCATCAACGAGAAGGAAGCCCAGGTCAGGAAGGACCGCGCCGTGGCGCAGGCCCTGGAGACCATCCGCAACAGGATTGACCAGTTCGGCGTTTCCGAACCGGTGATCCAGCGTGAGGGGCTCAACCACATCGTCGTGCAGCTCCCGGGCATCAAGGATCCGAAGCGCGCCATCGAGCTGATCGGCAAGACCGCCCGTCTCGAGTTCAAGCTGGTCGATGAGTCCGTTAACGCGGCAACCGCGACCGCAAGCTCGGTCCCCGAGGACGACGAGCTCCTCTACGAGAAGAGAACCGATCCCGCCACCGGCGCGGTCAGCGAGACGCCGCTTGTCGTGAAGAAGAAAGCCATGATCACCGGCGAGCTTCTGACCGACGCCCAGATCAGGATCGATTCCCAGTACAACCAGCCTTACGTCGCCATCGAGTTCAACTCGACGGGCGCGCGTCTGTTCGACCAGGTGACCGCGGCCAACGTCGGCAAGCGCTTCGCCATCGTGCTCGACAGCAACATCTACTCCGCTCCGGTGATCCGCGAGAGGATCTCCGGCGGTTCCGCCCAGATCTCCGGCTCCTTCACCGAGAAGGACGCCGCCGACCTCGCCATCGTGCTGCGCGCCGGTTCGCTTCCCGCACCGGTCAAGATCCTGCAGAACATCACCGTCGGTCCTTCCCTCGGGCGCGACTCGATCCACAAGGGTCTCATGGCAGGCCTCATCGGCGTACTTCTCGTCGTGAGCTTCATGGCGATGTACTACAAGATCTCCGGCATGGTGGCGAACTTCGGGATGGTGCTGAACATCCTCTTCCTGATGGGCGCGCTCTCGGCCCTTGGCGCCACCCTGACCCTGCCGGGCATCGCTGCTATCGTTCTCCTGGTCGGTATGTCGGTCGACTCCAACGTCCTCATCTTCGAGAGGATCAGGGAGGAGCTGCGGCTCGGCAAGACGCCGCACGCAGCCCTCGACGCAGGCTACGACAAGGCGTTTCTCACCATCATGGACTCGCACGTGACCGCCCTCATCACCGCGGCGGTGCTGTTCCAGTTCGGCACCGGTCCGGTCAAGGGTTTCGCCGTCTCCCTGAGCCTCGGTATCATCATCAACCTGTTCACGTCGCTTGTTTCCACCAAGGTGATCTTTGACGCCTTCCTGGAACGCGTCCACGTGAAGAGACTCAGCATATAA
- the yajC gene encoding preprotein translocase subunit YajC — protein sequence MLGLAFAMAAPPQGAAAGGGMMAQFQGVIPLVFMFAIFYFLLIRPQQKKAKEHRALLDALKKGDQVVTAGGMHGKVTALDDQVVTLEIAPGVNVRINKGYIASVKQD from the coding sequence ATGTTAGGTTTGGCGTTTGCGATGGCTGCTCCCCCCCAGGGTGCTGCTGCGGGCGGAGGTATGATGGCCCAGTTCCAGGGGGTGATCCCGCTGGTATTCATGTTCGCCATCTTCTACTTCCTGCTCATCAGGCCGCAGCAGAAAAAGGCCAAGGAGCACAGGGCGCTTTTGGACGCGCTCAAGAAAGGCGATCAGGTCGTAACTGCCGGCGGCATGCACGGCAAGGTGACCGCACTGGACGACCAGGTGGTGACCCTCGAGATCGCTCCCGGCGTCAACGTCAGGATCAACAAGGGGTATATTGCGTCTGTGAAGCAGGACTAA